In Streptomyces sp. NBC_00878, a single window of DNA contains:
- a CDS encoding glycosyltransferase, with protein MSAVVWIAVGSLVAWLWLLLGQGFFWRTDMRLPPRREPEVWPSVCVVVPARDEAAVLPDSLPSLLAQDYPGRAEIFLVDDGSSDGTGEVAHELARRHGGLPLTVGSPGEPPAGWTGKLWAVRHGIGMARARTPEYLLLTDADIAHAPDSLRELVAAARTGGFDLVSQMARLRVESVWERLVVPAFVYFFSQLYPFRWIAVKGSRTAAAAGGCVLLRTEAAERARIPDAVRHAVIDDVAVARAVKGSGGHIWLGLADHVDSVRPYPRLHDLWRMVSRSAYAQLRHNPLVLAGTVAGLALVYLVPPVALCVGLAAGSAGAAVAGGLAWLLMTVTYLPMLRYYREPLWLAPSLPFTAFLYLLMTVDSAVQHYRGRGAAWKGRTYTRPDRHPDAAPEQP; from the coding sequence GTGAGCGCCGTCGTGTGGATCGCTGTCGGATCACTGGTCGCCTGGCTGTGGCTGCTCCTCGGCCAGGGCTTCTTCTGGCGTACGGACATGCGCTTGCCACCGCGCCGGGAGCCGGAAGTCTGGCCGTCCGTGTGCGTCGTCGTACCGGCGCGGGACGAGGCCGCCGTGCTGCCCGACAGCCTGCCCTCGCTCCTCGCGCAGGACTATCCGGGGCGGGCCGAGATCTTCCTCGTGGACGACGGCAGTTCGGACGGCACCGGGGAGGTGGCCCATGAGTTGGCGCGGCGGCATGGTGGGCTGCCGCTCACCGTCGGCTCGCCCGGGGAGCCGCCCGCGGGCTGGACCGGCAAGCTCTGGGCCGTACGTCACGGCATCGGTATGGCACGCGCGCGTACACCCGAATATCTGCTGCTGACGGACGCCGACATCGCGCACGCGCCGGACAGTCTGCGGGAGTTGGTGGCCGCGGCCCGTACCGGGGGCTTCGATCTCGTGTCCCAGATGGCCCGGCTGCGGGTGGAGAGCGTCTGGGAGCGGCTCGTGGTGCCCGCGTTCGTGTACTTCTTTTCACAGCTGTACCCGTTCCGCTGGATCGCCGTGAAGGGGTCGCGGACCGCGGCAGCGGCGGGCGGCTGTGTCCTGCTGCGGACCGAGGCCGCCGAGCGGGCGCGGATTCCGGACGCCGTCCGGCACGCGGTGATCGACGACGTGGCGGTGGCGAGGGCGGTGAAGGGCTCCGGAGGACACATCTGGCTGGGGCTCGCGGACCACGTCGACAGCGTGCGCCCGTATCCGCGGCTGCACGATCTGTGGCGGATGGTCTCGCGCAGCGCGTACGCCCAACTTCGGCACAACCCGCTGGTGCTGGCCGGGACGGTGGCCGGTCTCGCCCTCGTGTATCTGGTGCCGCCCGTGGCGCTGTGCGTGGGCCTGGCGGCCGGCAGTGCCGGGGCGGCGGTGGCCGGCGGGCTCGCGTGGCTGCTGATGACCGTGACGTACCTGCCGATGCTCCGGTACTACCGCGAGCCGCTCTGGCTCGCCCCGTCGCTCCCCTTCACCGCGTTCCTGTACCTCCTCATGACGGTGGATTCCGCGGTGCAGCACTACAGGGGGCGCGGCGCGGCCTGGAAGGGCCGCACCTACACGCGCCCCGATCGCCACCCCGACGCGGCGCCCGAGCAGCCCTGA
- a CDS encoding glutamate racemase gives MKIALMDSGIGLLAAAAVVRRLRPDTELVLSSDPGSMPWGPRTPEDVTALAVAVAEAAAAHRPDALIVACNTASVHALPALRARLEPGVPVIGTVPAIKPAAAGGGPVAIWATPATTGSPYQRGLIREFADGVTVTEVPCPGLADAVEHADQAGIDAAIAAAAARTPDEVRAVVLGCTHYELVAERIRAAVQRPGVPPLVLHGSAGAVAAQALRRIGETPAPEALAHGSLTVLLSGREGTLPRTALTYDEGTLLQAMSPAH, from the coding sequence GTGAAGATCGCGCTCATGGACTCCGGAATCGGACTGCTCGCGGCAGCCGCCGTCGTGCGTCGTCTGCGGCCCGATACGGAGCTCGTTCTCTCCTCGGACCCCGGCAGCATGCCGTGGGGACCCCGCACACCCGAGGACGTGACCGCCCTCGCCGTCGCCGTCGCCGAGGCGGCCGCAGCGCACCGGCCCGACGCCCTGATCGTCGCCTGCAACACCGCCTCCGTGCACGCCCTGCCCGCGCTGCGCGCCCGCCTGGAGCCGGGGGTGCCGGTGATCGGCACGGTCCCGGCGATCAAGCCGGCCGCGGCGGGCGGCGGACCCGTCGCGATCTGGGCGACGCCCGCCACCACCGGCAGCCCCTACCAGCGCGGCCTCATCCGGGAGTTCGCCGACGGTGTGACGGTCACCGAAGTGCCCTGCCCCGGGCTGGCCGACGCCGTGGAGCACGCGGACCAGGCCGGTATCGACGCCGCGATCGCCGCGGCCGCCGCACGCACCCCCGACGAGGTAAGGGCCGTCGTCCTGGGCTGCACCCATTACGAGCTGGTCGCCGAGCGCATCCGCGCGGCCGTGCAGCGGCCCGGTGTCCCCCCGCTCGTCCTGCACGGCTCCGCGGGCGCGGTGGCCGCCCAGGCGCTGCGCCGGATCGGCGAGACCCCGGCCCCGGAGGCACTCGCTCACGGCAGCCTCACGGTGCTGCTCTCCGGACGCGAGGGGACGCTGCCCCGGACCGCGCTGACCTACGACGAGGGCACCCTGCTCCAGGCGATGAGCCCCGCGCACTGA
- a CDS encoding O-antigen ligase encodes MASATGPASAHERRSASDATGVVVLGACAAWSLITAAAHGGRPEGVLLAVLAVAAGYASGRICGELLPVAAPCAGALAGLGLAVASPHTAPGPQVISPLGQTGATAALLAVSAGSACCAAWAARPPGLRLVLRLMAAGIAVAAVVLGSTSGFAACLAVLLCSLAADRMRHRGLGLGGLALAAVLMTGATWAVAENVLPDGLTASLEGQLTQHRVLLWQDALDMVGREPGLGVGPGRFSELSPTVTQSLLPDGKPHSAPFQQAAEQGVVGVALLAAVFCWVLYALWRSPRPTPVVLTAGAALTALAAIAAVGNALSFTTVTAGAGLLAGIATARPVLDEVPRNAMEAGGRAWSGPLTP; translated from the coding sequence ATGGCGTCGGCGACCGGTCCGGCGTCGGCTCACGAGAGACGCAGCGCTTCGGACGCCACGGGTGTCGTCGTGCTGGGAGCCTGCGCGGCCTGGTCCCTGATCACGGCCGCGGCACACGGCGGACGCCCCGAAGGGGTGCTGCTCGCGGTGCTCGCCGTCGCCGCCGGCTACGCGTCGGGGCGGATCTGCGGAGAGCTTCTGCCGGTCGCCGCGCCCTGCGCGGGCGCGCTCGCCGGACTCGGTCTCGCGGTGGCCTCCCCGCACACCGCTCCGGGGCCGCAGGTGATCTCGCCGCTCGGGCAGACCGGCGCCACCGCCGCGCTGCTGGCCGTCTCCGCGGGGTCCGCGTGCTGCGCGGCCTGGGCGGCCCGCCCGCCGGGACTGCGGCTCGTGCTCCGGCTGATGGCCGCCGGAATCGCGGTGGCCGCGGTCGTACTGGGGTCGACGTCGGGCTTCGCGGCCTGCCTGGCAGTGCTGCTGTGCTCCCTGGCCGCCGACCGCATGCGCCACCGCGGCCTGGGCCTCGGCGGCCTCGCTCTCGCCGCGGTCCTGATGACGGGAGCGACCTGGGCGGTCGCCGAGAACGTCCTTCCGGACGGCCTCACCGCGTCTCTGGAGGGTCAGCTCACCCAGCACCGTGTGCTGCTGTGGCAGGACGCACTCGACATGGTGGGCCGGGAGCCGGGGCTGGGCGTGGGTCCCGGCCGGTTCTCGGAGCTGAGCCCGACCGTCACGCAGTCGCTGCTGCCCGACGGCAAACCCCACTCTGCGCCCTTCCAGCAGGCGGCCGAGCAGGGCGTGGTCGGCGTGGCCCTGCTGGCCGCGGTCTTCTGCTGGGTCCTGTACGCCCTGTGGCGGTCGCCGCGCCCGACGCCGGTGGTCCTCACGGCGGGCGCCGCCCTGACGGCGCTGGCCGCGATCGCCGCGGTCGGCAACGCGCTGAGCTTCACCACGGTGACGGCGGGCGCCGGCCTGCTCGCGGGGATCGCCACGGCACGCCCCGTACTCGACGAGGTGCCGCGGAACGCGATGGAGGCCGGTGGCCGCGCCTGGAGCGGCCCACTGACACCGTGA
- the lnt gene encoding apolipoprotein N-acyltransferase produces MTATATSVDEPEQLEPQARPLSRGIRLARRLAPAATAALSGVLLYVSFPPRTVWWLALPAFAVFGRLLRGRTWKAGLGLGYLFGLGFLLPLLVWTGVEVGPGPWLALVVMEAVFVGLVGAGVAAVSKLPGWPLWAAALWIAGEAARARAPFGGFPWGKIAFGQADGVFLPLAAVGGTPVLGFAVVLCGFGLYEIVRLAIEARRTRAVRRGAAAVALLSFFLPVLGAFAARPLVSDKAEDGTATVAVIQGNVPRAGLDFNSQRRAVLDHHARETERLAARIKAGKAAQPDFVLWPENSSDIDPFRNPDAYAVIDKAARAIGAPVSVGGVVEKNGKLYNEQILWDPEKGPGATYDKRQVQPFGEYLPLRSLIGAINGDWTSMVRQDFSRGTKPGVFSMAGTEVGLATCYEAAFDWAVRDTVTHGAQLISVPSNNATFDRSEMTYQQLAMSRIRAVEHSRTVTVPVTSGVSAVIMPDGKITQRTGMFVADSLVQKVPLRSSETPATRAGIAPEMLLVLIAAGGLGWAVTSAVRGRRAGDV; encoded by the coding sequence GTGACCGCCACTGCAACCTCCGTAGACGAGCCGGAACAGCTCGAACCGCAGGCCCGGCCCCTTTCGCGCGGGATCCGGCTGGCGCGGCGGCTCGCTCCGGCGGCCACCGCGGCACTCTCCGGAGTACTGCTGTACGTCAGCTTCCCGCCGCGCACGGTGTGGTGGCTGGCCCTGCCGGCCTTCGCGGTCTTCGGCCGGCTGCTGCGCGGCCGAACCTGGAAGGCGGGCCTCGGTCTCGGTTACCTCTTCGGCCTCGGCTTCCTGCTGCCTCTGCTCGTGTGGACCGGTGTGGAGGTCGGGCCCGGGCCGTGGCTGGCGCTCGTGGTCATGGAGGCGGTGTTCGTCGGCCTCGTCGGCGCCGGTGTCGCGGCCGTGTCGAAGCTGCCCGGCTGGCCCCTGTGGGCGGCCGCCCTGTGGATCGCGGGTGAAGCGGCACGCGCGCGTGCGCCGTTCGGCGGCTTCCCCTGGGGCAAGATCGCCTTCGGTCAGGCAGACGGTGTCTTCCTGCCGCTCGCGGCGGTGGGCGGCACTCCGGTACTCGGCTTCGCGGTCGTCCTGTGCGGCTTCGGACTGTACGAGATCGTCCGCCTGGCCATCGAGGCGCGGCGCACCCGTGCCGTACGCCGCGGGGCGGCCGCGGTGGCGCTGCTGAGCTTCTTCCTCCCCGTGCTCGGCGCCTTCGCCGCGCGGCCCCTTGTCAGCGACAAGGCGGAGGACGGCACCGCGACCGTCGCGGTCATCCAGGGCAACGTCCCGCGCGCGGGCCTCGACTTCAACTCCCAGCGGCGCGCCGTCCTCGACCACCACGCGCGGGAGACCGAGCGCCTCGCCGCGCGGATCAAGGCGGGCAAGGCCGCCCAGCCCGACTTCGTGCTCTGGCCGGAGAACTCCTCCGACATCGACCCGTTCCGCAACCCCGACGCCTACGCCGTGATCGACAAGGCCGCCAGGGCGATCGGCGCGCCCGTCTCGGTCGGCGGCGTCGTCGAGAAGAACGGCAAGCTCTACAACGAGCAGATCCTCTGGGACCCGGAGAAGGGCCCCGGTGCCACGTACGACAAGCGGCAGGTCCAGCCGTTCGGCGAGTACCTGCCCTTGCGGTCGCTCATCGGGGCCATCAACGGCGACTGGACGTCCATGGTCCGCCAGGACTTCAGCCGCGGCACCAAGCCGGGCGTGTTCTCCATGGCGGGCACCGAGGTCGGCCTCGCGACCTGCTACGAAGCGGCCTTCGACTGGGCCGTGCGCGACACCGTCACCCATGGCGCGCAGTTGATCTCCGTGCCGAGCAACAACGCCACGTTCGACCGCAGCGAGATGACCTACCAGCAGCTCGCGATGTCCCGGATCCGCGCCGTCGAGCACAGTCGCACCGTCACCGTCCCGGTGACCAGCGGCGTCAGCGCCGTGATCATGCCGGACGGGAAGATCACCCAGCGGACGGGCATGTTCGTGGCGGACTCGCTCGTCCAGAAGGTGCCGCTGCGTTCCTCCGAGACCCCTGCCACGCGGGCCGGGATCGCGCCGGAGATGCTCCTGGTGCTGATCGCGGCGGGCGGCCTCGGCTGGGCCGTGACGTCCGCGGTCCGCGGGCGACGCGCCGGTGACGTGTAG
- a CDS encoding NUDIX domain-containing protein, with product MSTPDFIRTIRAAAGQQLLWLPGVTAVVFDDEGRVLLGRRADTGKWAVVGGMPDPGEQPAACAVREVHEETGVRCVAERVVLVQALKPTTFPNGDVCQFMDITIRCRAVGGEARVNDDESLEVGWFDVDALPELDEFGLFRIKQAMSDEPTWFDPTT from the coding sequence ATGTCTACACCTGACTTCATTCGTACGATCCGGGCCGCCGCCGGCCAGCAACTGCTCTGGCTCCCCGGCGTCACCGCCGTCGTCTTCGACGACGAGGGCAGAGTGCTGCTGGGGCGCCGGGCGGACACCGGCAAGTGGGCGGTCGTCGGCGGAATGCCGGACCCGGGGGAGCAGCCCGCTGCCTGCGCCGTTCGGGAGGTGCACGAGGAGACGGGCGTCCGGTGTGTCGCCGAGCGTGTCGTGCTCGTACAGGCCCTCAAACCGACCACGTTCCCGAACGGCGACGTCTGCCAGTTCATGGACATCACCATCCGGTGCCGGGCCGTCGGCGGTGAGGCCCGGGTCAACGACGACGAATCGCTGGAGGTCGGCTGGTTCGACGTGGACGCGCTGCCGGAGCTCGACGAGTTCGGGCTGTTCCGGATCAAGCAGGCGATGTCCGACGAGCCCACATGGTTCGACCCCACGACCTGA
- a CDS encoding 3-hydroxybutyrate dehydrogenase, whose product MTAPSALAGPHTSSLDLGGRTALVTGAAGGIGRACALRLAAAGAKVRAVDREAGGLDTLTGQARGLAGTVEPYVLDLTDLDAAESAATGTDILVNNAGLQLVRPIEEFPPDAFHTVLTVMLEAPFRLIRGALPHMYGQGWGRIVNVSSVHGLRASAFKSAYVAAKHGLEGLSKTAALEGAPHGVTSNCVNPAYVRTPLVEKQLTDQAAAHGIPEERVLTEILLRDSAVKRLIEPDEVAEAVAYLCGPAASFVTGTSLVLDGGWTAH is encoded by the coding sequence ATGACCGCGCCCAGCGCCCTCGCAGGCCCTCACACCTCGTCCCTCGATCTCGGCGGCCGAACCGCCCTCGTCACGGGCGCCGCGGGTGGCATCGGCCGCGCGTGCGCACTGCGGCTCGCCGCGGCCGGGGCCAAGGTGCGGGCGGTCGACCGGGAGGCCGGGGGACTGGACACGCTCACCGGACAGGCCCGGGGTCTCGCGGGCACCGTCGAGCCGTACGTCCTCGACCTCACCGACCTGGACGCCGCGGAGTCCGCCGCGACCGGCACCGACATCCTCGTCAACAACGCCGGGCTGCAACTGGTGCGCCCCATCGAGGAGTTCCCGCCCGACGCCTTCCACACCGTGCTGACCGTGATGCTGGAGGCTCCGTTCCGGCTGATCCGCGGGGCACTCCCGCACATGTACGGGCAGGGCTGGGGCCGCATCGTCAATGTGTCCTCCGTCCATGGGCTCCGCGCCTCTGCCTTCAAGTCGGCCTATGTGGCGGCGAAACACGGTCTGGAGGGCCTCTCCAAGACCGCGGCCCTGGAAGGCGCCCCCCACGGAGTCACCTCGAACTGTGTGAATCCCGCCTATGTGCGCACCCCACTGGTCGAGAAACAGCTCACCGACCAGGCCGCCGCCCACGGCATCCCCGAGGAGCGCGTGCTCACCGAGATCCTGTTGCGGGACAGCGCGGTCAAACGCCTCATCGAACCGGACGAGGTCGCCGAGGCCGTGGCGTACCTGTGCGGCCCGGCCGCGTCGTTCGTCACCGGGACCTCACTGGTCCTCGACGGCGGCTGGACGGCGCACTGA
- a CDS encoding GAF domain-containing protein produces the protein MSRDQLQSAGRSDVSAEAPFLELLARGASADAYEQPVLLARADGLPPDRIAALERAKLLALGVRSEMEGRRRREAELSALFETAHDLAGLRDLDAVLQAIVQRARSLLGTDIAYLSLHDPAVGDTYMRVTEGSVAARFQQLRLGMGEGLGGLVAQTARPYVTDDYFRDGRFQHTAAIDEGVRDEGLVAILGVPLMLGPHAIGVLFAADRRARVFEREQIALLGSFAALAAAALDTANLLTETREALADLERANEIIRDRSGAIERASDVHDRLAELVLRGGGVHDVSAAVSEILDGSVRFAGAGTAPDDALEMSRAEGHAVRHGDDWVAAVAAGGELLGALVLRGHPGLDPVDQRTLERAAMVTSLLLLARRSAAEAEQRVRGELLDDLLDARDRDPRLLRDRAALLDADLDATHVVLASRLDATAADAAHEAAARRRLWSAASHLAATRHGLAAARDGGTVLLLPLSPGDTATDLARRTAKDLGTAVHEAVTVGASAPVQDLTARPDIVAEAYAEGQRCLDALLLLGRTGDGGAAEDFGFLGLLLAGSRDIPGFVERTIGRVVTYDEKRGTDLLRTLDAYFACGMSPARTKDELHVHVNTVAQRLERVGRLLGPDWQSPARTLEIQLALRLHRLTSTGRH, from the coding sequence ATGTCTCGCGATCAATTGCAGTCCGCCGGGCGCTCCGACGTGAGCGCCGAGGCGCCGTTCCTGGAGCTGCTGGCCCGGGGCGCGTCCGCCGACGCGTACGAGCAGCCGGTGCTGCTCGCCCGCGCGGACGGGCTGCCGCCCGACCGGATCGCCGCTCTGGAGCGCGCCAAGCTCCTCGCGCTGGGCGTGCGCTCGGAGATGGAGGGGCGCCGCAGACGCGAGGCCGAGCTGTCCGCGCTCTTCGAGACCGCCCACGACCTGGCGGGGCTGCGCGACCTCGACGCCGTGCTCCAGGCGATCGTGCAGCGCGCCCGCTCACTGCTGGGCACCGACATCGCCTACCTCAGCCTGCACGACCCGGCCGTGGGCGACACATACATGCGGGTCACCGAGGGATCGGTCGCGGCACGCTTCCAGCAGCTGCGGCTCGGCATGGGCGAGGGCCTCGGCGGACTCGTGGCCCAGACGGCCCGCCCCTATGTCACCGACGACTACTTCCGGGACGGCCGCTTCCAGCACACCGCGGCCATCGACGAGGGTGTGCGGGACGAGGGCCTGGTGGCCATCCTCGGCGTGCCCCTCATGCTCGGGCCGCATGCCATCGGCGTACTGTTCGCCGCCGACCGGCGGGCGCGGGTCTTCGAGCGGGAACAGATCGCGCTGCTCGGCTCGTTCGCCGCTCTCGCGGCCGCCGCCCTCGACACCGCGAACCTGCTCACCGAGACCCGCGAGGCGCTGGCGGACCTGGAGCGGGCCAACGAGATCATCCGCGACCGCAGCGGGGCGATCGAGCGGGCCTCCGACGTCCATGACCGGCTGGCCGAGCTCGTGCTGCGGGGCGGCGGGGTCCACGACGTGTCCGCCGCGGTCTCCGAGATCCTCGACGGCAGCGTGCGGTTCGCGGGCGCGGGCACCGCACCCGATGACGCCCTGGAGATGTCACGCGCCGAAGGACACGCCGTCCGGCACGGGGACGACTGGGTCGCGGCCGTCGCCGCCGGCGGTGAGCTGCTCGGCGCGCTGGTGCTGCGCGGTCATCCCGGGCTCGACCCCGTCGACCAGCGCACTCTGGAGCGGGCAGCCATGGTCACCTCGCTCCTGCTGCTCGCCCGGCGCTCGGCCGCCGAGGCCGAACAGCGCGTCCGCGGTGAGCTGCTGGACGATCTGCTCGACGCGCGCGACCGCGATCCCCGGCTGCTGCGCGATCGCGCCGCCCTGCTGGACGCCGACCTCGACGCCACCCATGTGGTGCTGGCCTCCCGCCTCGACGCCACGGCCGCCGACGCGGCCCACGAGGCCGCCGCCCGCCGCAGACTGTGGTCCGCCGCCTCCCACCTGGCCGCGACCCGGCACGGGCTGGCCGCCGCGCGCGACGGCGGCACCGTCCTGCTGCTGCCGCTGAGCCCCGGCGACACGGCGACGGACCTGGCCCGCCGCACGGCCAAGGACCTCGGTACCGCCGTGCACGAGGCGGTCACCGTCGGCGCCTCCGCGCCCGTCCAGGACCTCACCGCCCGCCCGGACATCGTGGCCGAGGCCTACGCCGAAGGGCAACGATGCCTCGACGCGCTGCTGCTGCTCGGCCGCACCGGGGACGGCGGCGCCGCGGAGGACTTCGGATTCCTCGGGCTGCTGCTCGCCGGGAGCAGGGACATCCCCGGCTTCGTCGAGCGCACGATCGGCCGGGTCGTCACGTACGACGAGAAGCGCGGCACCGATCTCCTGCGCACCCTCGACGCGTACTTCGCTTGCGGCATGAGCCCCGCACGCACCAAGGACGAGCTGCACGTCCACGTCAACACGGTCGCGCAGCGCCTGGAGCGGGTGGGCCGGCTGCTCGGCCCCGACTGGCAGAGCCCGGCCCGCACCCTGGAGATCCAACTCGCCCTGAGGCTGCACCGGTTGACGTCCACAGGACGGCACTGA
- a CDS encoding MFS transporter, translating into MAAAATAPPPPASLKRIVAASLIGTTIEWYDFFLYGSAAALVFNELFFPDSDPLVGTLLSFLTYAVGFAARPLGALVFGHYGDRLGRKKLLVLSLLLMGGATFAIGLLPTHATVGTAAPVLLTVLRLVQGFALGGEWGGAVLLVSEHGDARRRGFWASWPQTGAPAGQLLATGVLSLLTAALSDTAFTSWGWRIPFLLSGVLVIVGLWIRLSVDESPVFKEALAQAEARRATEDGAAEKLPLVSVLRYHWRDVLVAMGARMAENISYYVITAFILVYATTSAGLSKQTALNAVLIASAVHFAVIPLWGALSDRVGRRPVYLLGAAGVGLWMFPFFSLIDTGGFGNLILAVTVGLVLHGAMYAPQAAFFSEMFATRMRYSGASIGAQFSSVAAGAPAPLIATALLAEYDSPTPIALYVIGAAVLTLIAVGVAKETRHRDLADVAVEAGPDAQDTKASALAADARTV; encoded by the coding sequence ATGGCCGCCGCAGCAACCGCTCCCCCACCACCCGCCAGCCTCAAGCGCATCGTCGCCGCGAGCCTCATCGGCACCACCATCGAGTGGTACGACTTCTTCCTCTACGGATCCGCCGCCGCGCTCGTCTTCAACGAGCTGTTCTTCCCGGACTCCGACCCGCTCGTCGGCACGTTGCTCTCGTTCCTGACGTACGCGGTCGGCTTCGCCGCCAGGCCGCTCGGGGCGCTCGTGTTCGGGCACTACGGCGACCGGCTCGGGCGCAAGAAGCTGCTGGTCCTGAGTCTGCTGCTGATGGGTGGGGCGACCTTCGCGATCGGGCTGCTGCCCACACACGCGACCGTCGGTACGGCGGCACCGGTGCTGCTGACCGTGCTGCGTCTGGTGCAGGGCTTCGCGCTGGGCGGCGAGTGGGGCGGCGCGGTGCTGCTCGTGTCGGAGCACGGGGACGCGCGACGGCGTGGGTTCTGGGCCTCGTGGCCGCAGACCGGGGCGCCCGCCGGGCAACTGCTGGCGACGGGCGTGCTGTCGCTGCTGACCGCCGCCCTGTCGGACACCGCCTTCACCTCCTGGGGCTGGCGCATCCCCTTCCTGCTGTCGGGGGTGCTGGTGATCGTCGGTTTGTGGATTCGTCTGTCTGTCGATGAATCGCCTGTCTTCAAGGAGGCCCTCGCCCAGGCCGAGGCACGCAGGGCGACCGAGGACGGGGCCGCCGAGAAGCTGCCGTTGGTGTCCGTGCTGCGCTACCACTGGCGGGACGTCCTGGTCGCGATGGGCGCGCGCATGGCGGAGAACATCAGCTACTACGTGATCACCGCCTTCATCCTCGTGTACGCCACCACCTCGGCCGGACTGTCCAAGCAGACCGCGCTGAACGCGGTACTCATCGCCTCCGCCGTCCACTTCGCGGTCATCCCCCTGTGGGGCGCGCTGTCCGACCGTGTGGGCCGGCGGCCGGTGTATCTGCTGGGCGCGGCCGGCGTCGGTCTGTGGATGTTCCCGTTCTTCTCGCTCATCGACACCGGCGGTTTCGGGAACCTGATCCTCGCCGTGACCGTGGGCCTGGTCCTGCACGGCGCCATGTACGCGCCGCAGGCCGCCTTCTTCTCGGAGATGTTCGCGACGCGCATGCGCTACTCCGGCGCTTCGATCGGCGCGCAGTTCTCGTCGGTCGCCGCGGGCGCGCCGGCACCGCTCATCGCGACCGCGCTGCTGGCGGAGTACGACAGCCCCACACCGATCGCCCTGTACGTGATCGGGGCGGCCGTGCTGACACTGATCGCGGTGGGCGTGGCCAAGGAGACCCGGCACCGCGACCTCGCGGACGTGGCGGTGGAGGCCGGCCCCGACGCGCAGGACACGAAGGCGTCGGCCCTCGCCGCGGACGCCCGTACCGTCTGA
- a CDS encoding ABC transporter permease subunit, translating into MMWLNWRQFRVQALVGAGALVVIAAYLVYYGVDVRDGYDLYQANCKGVADCAQARSQFRSGYENTLLFLAAGLGLIPAVIGTFWGAPLIARELENGTHRLVWNQSVTRPRWLLSKILLVGLAAMILTGASAALLTWAAEPFDEVVKNEFSTFVFGARNIAPIGYAALAFTFGTVVGLLLRRTLPAMAVTLVVFLAFQFFFPNVVRPSLVPPDKATLPMTAQAINEAQNLGSIGGGSVIGGVKIPGAPDAWIADTSPLRTSNGRALDGASFNNCVNTPPRTGASGTFGDAAVCLAKLDLHVDVNYHPSSRYWAFQWLETAIYLALSAILTRFGLWRIRRRVS; encoded by the coding sequence ATGATGTGGTTGAACTGGCGGCAGTTCCGCGTCCAGGCGCTGGTCGGCGCCGGCGCGCTGGTCGTCATCGCCGCGTACTTGGTGTACTACGGCGTGGACGTCCGCGACGGCTACGACCTCTACCAGGCCAATTGCAAGGGCGTGGCGGACTGCGCACAGGCTCGGAGCCAGTTCCGCAGCGGGTACGAGAACACGCTGTTGTTCCTGGCGGCCGGTCTCGGTCTGATCCCGGCGGTCATCGGCACGTTCTGGGGCGCGCCGCTGATCGCCCGGGAGCTGGAGAACGGCACGCACCGGCTGGTGTGGAACCAGAGTGTCACCCGCCCGCGTTGGCTCCTCAGCAAGATCCTGCTCGTAGGTCTGGCCGCCATGATCCTGACGGGGGCGTCCGCGGCCCTGCTCACCTGGGCGGCCGAGCCGTTCGACGAGGTCGTCAAGAACGAGTTCAGCACCTTCGTGTTCGGCGCGCGCAACATCGCCCCGATCGGCTATGCCGCGTTGGCCTTCACCTTCGGCACCGTCGTCGGGCTCCTGCTGCGCCGGACCCTGCCCGCGATGGCCGTGACGCTCGTCGTCTTCCTGGCCTTCCAGTTCTTCTTCCCCAACGTGGTGCGGCCGAGCCTCGTGCCGCCGGACAAGGCCACGTTGCCGATGACGGCCCAGGCCATCAACGAGGCGCAGAACCTGGGCAGTATCGGCGGTGGCTCCGTCATCGGCGGGGTGAAGATCCCGGGCGCGCCCGACGCGTGGATCGCCGACACGAGCCCGCTGCGCACCTCGAACGGCAGGGCCCTCGACGGGGCCTCGTTCAACAACTGCGTCAACACCCCGCCCAGGACCGGCGCGAGCGGCACGTTCGGCGACGCGGCGGTGTGTCTGGCCAAGCTGGACCTCCATGTCGATGTCAACTACCACCCCAGCAGCCGCTATTGGGCGTTCCAATGGCTGGAGACAGCGATCTATCTGGCACTCAGCGCGATCCTCACCAGGTTCGGCCTTTGGCGGATCCGGCGCCGGGTGAGCTGA